The following are encoded in a window of Amphibacillus xylanus NBRC 15112 genomic DNA:
- a CDS encoding response regulator transcription factor produces the protein MYKVLLIDDEPIIRDGMKQIIEWEQYGFMICGDSGNGRDGLNLIRTLKPDLAFVDIRMSGMSGIEVVEQAKQAGYSGKFVILSGYSSFSYAQELIKLGIHSYLLKPIDEDELVEILIEIKQILDGEKLINSELTAYYELTEEQAWRAVIDGRLEEWQRSVYVKNQVGPFLLAGIKLRKKCKRGQIKNEFIHVLSPTAKVIFKDNMIYLLYLNQDQETVKQELVQILSYVHTKHDPDASASLAKEYQQLVDTQKAIDEIIDLQDRGFSYSNQQVFQHPFNRLAHPVTLDQEQISAKIVQAIEFKDHSLLLEQGEKIIDYYQSRALIKEKVQIEMLELVLLITRTIKSQYPETKTPSKHEWVDQVYQSYNLAELIDNLIEQWWLLTEEINGFIITSDDDSIEKIIAYIDQYYSRDITLKRLADLFNYNRSYLGKKFRKETGQYFHEYLEKVRIEKAKTLLATSQEKVYVISELVGYNNMDYFYKKFKKHVGKSPKEYRKSLEIDMNS, from the coding sequence ATGTATAAGGTCTTACTGATTGATGATGAGCCTATTATTAGAGATGGAATGAAGCAAATAATTGAATGGGAACAATATGGCTTTATGATTTGTGGTGATAGCGGAAATGGTCGTGATGGATTAAATTTAATTCGGACATTAAAGCCTGATTTAGCTTTTGTAGATATCCGAATGTCTGGAATGTCAGGGATTGAAGTGGTTGAACAAGCGAAACAGGCAGGTTATTCAGGCAAGTTTGTCATTCTTTCTGGGTATTCAAGCTTTAGTTATGCGCAGGAACTAATTAAATTAGGGATTCATTCCTATTTATTAAAACCGATTGATGAAGATGAATTAGTTGAGATTTTAATTGAAATCAAACAAATTCTTGATGGAGAGAAGCTGATTAATTCTGAATTGACCGCTTATTATGAACTAACAGAAGAACAGGCATGGCGAGCCGTGATTGATGGTCGGCTTGAAGAATGGCAACGCTCAGTATACGTGAAAAACCAGGTTGGTCCATTTTTACTGGCTGGAATAAAGTTACGGAAAAAATGTAAGCGAGGTCAGATTAAGAATGAGTTCATTCATGTACTTAGTCCGACTGCAAAAGTCATTTTTAAAGATAATATGATTTATTTACTTTATCTAAATCAAGATCAAGAGACGGTTAAGCAAGAACTTGTTCAGATCTTAAGCTACGTTCATACAAAACATGATCCTGATGCCTCGGCTAGTTTAGCAAAAGAATATCAGCAACTTGTTGATACACAGAAAGCGATTGATGAAATTATTGATTTACAAGATCGTGGCTTTAGTTATTCAAATCAACAGGTTTTTCAGCACCCATTTAATCGGTTAGCCCATCCAGTCACGTTAGATCAAGAGCAAATTAGCGCTAAAATTGTTCAAGCAATTGAGTTTAAAGATCATTCGTTGCTACTTGAACAAGGCGAAAAAATTATTGACTATTATCAGAGTCGTGCTTTAATTAAGGAAAAAGTCCAAATCGAGATGCTTGAACTCGTCTTATTAATTACGCGAACGATTAAAAGTCAATATCCAGAAACAAAGACACCCTCGAAACATGAATGGGTAGATCAGGTCTATCAATCATATAATCTAGCAGAATTGATTGATAATCTAATCGAACAATGGTGGCTTTTAACTGAAGAGATCAATGGATTTATTATTACATCGGACGATGACAGTATTGAAAAAATTATTGCCTATATTGATCAATATTATTCCCGTGATATAACATTAAAGCGTCTGGCTGATCTATTTAATTATAATCGTTCATATTTAGGCAAAAAATTTAGAAAAGAGACAGGGCAATATTTTCATGAGTATTTAGAGAAAGTAAGAATCGAAAAGGCAAAGACATTATTAGCAACGAGCCAAGAAAAGGTTTATGTTATCTCAGAGCTTGTTGGCTACAACAATATGGATTATTTTTATAAAAAATTCAAAAAACATGTCGGCAAAAGCCCGAAAGAATATCGAAAATCACTCGAAATTGACATGAACAGCTAA
- a CDS encoding YesL family protein: MSKSIIERPIYQIINYIYAFFMTNLYFLLLISPFIVVYYLAEFTVQNILLYYVTLIPFGPAFAALLKTMDKLISDKVIRPTADFWQFFVRNFKVSIKYWLIQWTILVILIIDIYYANLNIPSLSIVFLIFIVFFLLLILYTFPILTRFEVKMKNLFIVSIYSLFRYIKVTLLNATTLLAFGVIYYTVPGITVLFFMSLICFFIMYNLQPVFNQLEAQFLNQEE, encoded by the coding sequence ATGAGTAAATCAATCATTGAGCGCCCAATCTATCAAATCATTAATTATATTTATGCTTTTTTCATGACTAATTTATATTTTTTATTATTAATAAGCCCATTCATCGTCGTTTATTACTTAGCAGAATTCACGGTTCAAAATATATTACTCTATTATGTGACCTTAATCCCATTCGGACCAGCATTTGCTGCTTTGTTAAAAACGATGGATAAACTTATTAGTGATAAAGTGATTCGACCAACAGCTGACTTTTGGCAGTTTTTTGTGCGGAATTTTAAAGTATCGATTAAATATTGGTTAATTCAATGGACAATTTTAGTTATTTTAATCATTGATATTTACTATGCTAATTTGAATATTCCATCATTATCAATTGTGTTTCTGATTTTTATTGTATTTTTCTTGCTGTTAATATTATATACCTTCCCAATTTTAACACGTTTTGAGGTGAAGATGAAAAACTTATTTATTGTTTCGATCTATTCGTTGTTCCGGTATATAAAGGTGACGCTGCTGAATGCAACGACATTACTTGCTTTTGGTGTTATTTATTATACTGTTCCAGGAATTACGGTACTCTTTTTTATGAGCTTAATTTGCTTCTTTATCATGTATAATTTACAGCCAGTTTTCAACCAATTGGAAGCGCAGTTTTTAAATCAAGAAGAATAG
- a CDS encoding DUF4340 domain-containing protein has product MKHLSRKVKLTFSISLIVLFVFLIRQLPFGELEGKAEHHFIDIEKQIEKIAVQSERGFTIEKDQDQWAVLDRLEKTNQSVVEQNIVQLQQWSGENVDVKRKDVGLDFPILSIRVDYDDGTHTYLMIGKLDSSGTSFYVGDREQGKIYLVDRSLIESFPFSVQAYLDTSLLPWSASEVETVFIDNGTEEIHLTKNSPYPEQETRTNLTGWLIGAPYQHYHHTTYSLMEGLLQSLQSFQMEELVAERVSDWSEYGLESSQFTIEFVTATDQIKFLIGSPATGQSYFARIEGEDQVFTLSNQLLEAFSYQAKDYHDGYVKLLALDVMSQLSIESDQLVVDIEMNHLNEDTTEFKVDGQLLDESEWRKAYISLAGLKAVGISGKVIDQAPEIVVTSTIIHDQGEKEIALNFVDYSDEHYAVFIDQVSDFLVNKADVEEAIASIVNVLK; this is encoded by the coding sequence ATGAAACACCTATCTAGAAAAGTTAAATTAACTTTTTCAATTAGTTTAATCGTTTTGTTCGTATTCTTAATTCGGCAGTTGCCGTTTGGTGAACTTGAAGGGAAAGCAGAGCATCACTTCATCGACATAGAAAAACAGATTGAGAAAATTGCGGTTCAAAGTGAGCGAGGTTTTACAATTGAAAAAGATCAAGATCAATGGGCTGTGCTCGATCGGCTTGAAAAAACAAATCAGTCGGTGGTTGAGCAAAATATCGTTCAGTTGCAACAATGGAGTGGTGAAAATGTCGACGTTAAACGGAAAGATGTCGGCTTAGATTTTCCAATTTTGAGCATACGAGTTGACTATGATGATGGTACGCACACTTACCTAATGATTGGGAAGCTTGATTCAAGCGGAACGAGTTTTTATGTTGGAGATCGTGAGCAGGGGAAAATTTATTTAGTTGACCGTTCATTAATTGAATCGTTCCCTTTTTCTGTTCAAGCCTATCTTGACACTTCACTTCTACCATGGTCAGCTAGTGAAGTTGAAACAGTTTTTATTGATAATGGAACGGAAGAGATTCACTTAACAAAGAATAGCCCATACCCAGAACAAGAAACGCGTACGAATCTAACGGGATGGTTAATCGGGGCGCCATACCAACATTATCACCATACTACTTATTCGCTCATGGAAGGTCTTTTACAAAGTTTGCAATCGTTTCAAATGGAGGAGCTAGTCGCTGAGCGTGTTTCTGATTGGTCGGAGTATGGTTTAGAATCGAGTCAATTTACGATTGAATTTGTCACTGCAACTGATCAAATTAAATTTTTGATCGGTTCACCAGCAACTGGTCAAAGTTATTTTGCTCGAATTGAAGGTGAAGATCAAGTCTTTACCCTATCCAATCAATTATTAGAAGCCTTTAGCTATCAAGCGAAAGATTATCATGATGGTTATGTCAAACTTTTAGCACTTGATGTCATGAGCCAATTGAGCATTGAATCTGATCAATTAGTTGTTGATATTGAAATGAATCATCTGAATGAGGATACGACTGAATTTAAAGTAGATGGTCAATTACTTGATGAATCTGAGTGGCGCAAGGCTTATATCTCCCTTGCTGGCTTGAAAGCAGTAGGTATTTCAGGGAAGGTGATTGATCAGGCACCAGAAATTGTGGTAACTTCAACGATCATTCATGATCAAGGTGAAAAAGAGATTGCATTGAATTTTGTCGATTATAGTGATGAGCATTATGCAGTTTTTATTGATCAAGTGAGTGATTTTTTAGTGAATAAAGCAGATGTAGAAGAAGCGATCGCTTCGATTGTAAATGTCTTGAAATAG
- a CDS encoding ABC transporter permease produces the protein MSKNLSPANYQAGTPIAPTINQTGNQWNRTPYSPGKKNFWQKLKSQKALLFMSLPFVIWLIVFRYIPVLGWTMAFQDYKPQNSLFEQKWVGLKHFKDLFNEPTFYRALENTLGMGILGLIFSTLAAITFALLLNEMRFTRLKKLTQTISYLPHFVSWVIVANIVITMLSISGPINNLLMSIGLIDNPINFMARPNMFWGVVTAAEVWKSTGWNAIIYFAAMAGVDPQLYEAAKVDGASRLRQMWHITLPSIRPVIIVLLILNIGNLINIGFEKQMLLGNNIVMERALVIDLYALNYGIGMFRYSFGTAIGIFKSVISIILILIANTFARKLGEGRVF, from the coding sequence ATGAGCAAAAACTTATCACCAGCTAATTATCAGGCTGGTACACCGATAGCACCGACGATTAATCAAACTGGGAATCAGTGGAATCGAACACCTTACTCACCAGGAAAGAAGAATTTTTGGCAGAAGTTAAAAAGTCAAAAAGCACTTCTATTTATGTCCTTACCCTTTGTTATCTGGTTGATTGTCTTTCGTTACATCCCTGTTTTAGGTTGGACGATGGCATTTCAAGATTATAAACCGCAAAACTCATTGTTTGAACAAAAGTGGGTTGGTTTAAAACATTTCAAAGACTTATTTAATGAACCGACTTTTTACCGGGCATTAGAAAATACGTTAGGTATGGGAATTTTGGGTCTAATATTTAGTACTTTGGCGGCGATAACGTTTGCCTTACTCTTAAACGAAATGCGTTTTACTCGGTTAAAAAAACTAACTCAAACGATTTCTTATTTACCGCATTTTGTGTCATGGGTGATCGTTGCAAATATTGTCATTACGATGCTTTCGATTAGTGGCCCGATCAATAATTTATTAATGTCTATTGGTTTGATTGATAATCCAATTAATTTTATGGCTCGACCTAATATGTTTTGGGGAGTTGTAACAGCTGCAGAAGTTTGGAAGTCTACTGGGTGGAATGCGATTATATACTTTGCTGCGATGGCTGGAGTTGATCCGCAATTATATGAAGCTGCTAAAGTTGATGGGGCATCTAGATTACGCCAAATGTGGCACATTACTTTACCGAGTATTCGACCAGTTATTATTGTCCTCTTAATCTTAAACATTGGGAATTTAATTAATATTGGGTTTGAAAAACAGATGCTACTCGGAAATAACATTGTAATGGAGCGTGCGTTAGTTATTGACCTTTATGCTCTGAACTATGGAATTGGTATGTTCCGTTATTCATTTGGTACAGCAATTGGTATTTTCAAATCAGTTATAAGTATTATCTTAATTTTAATCGCCAATACTTTTGCCCGTAAATTAGGGGAAGGTCGTGTATTCTAA
- a CDS encoding carbohydrate ABC transporter permease: MKKLKITFFDIFLLVLMVGVIVVTLYPFLNILAISLNDATDTARGGLHIFPRQFTWANYQEIFGGTADLWSAFVMSVLRTLVGTITGIIASTMLAFTLSRRDYILNAPISFILVITMFISGGLIPEYLLIRELGLMNNFLVYILPMLLNAFNVIVIRSFIDNIPMALTESAKIDGANDFTIFWRIIIPLSLPVIATVSLFLAVGQWNSWFDTYLYARGNANLSTLQFELMKILDNTNISSGSVTSQSAEFVARRTNPQSIQMAITIIATVPILVVYPFLQRYFVTGLTLGAVKS; this comes from the coding sequence ATGAAAAAGTTGAAAATAACTTTTTTTGATATCTTTTTGTTAGTCTTAATGGTTGGTGTAATTGTCGTTACACTTTATCCATTCTTAAATATATTAGCGATTTCATTGAATGATGCGACTGATACTGCACGTGGTGGGCTTCATATTTTTCCAAGACAATTTACTTGGGCAAACTATCAAGAAATTTTTGGTGGAACGGCTGATTTATGGTCAGCATTTGTCATGTCAGTATTAAGAACTTTAGTTGGAACGATTACTGGAATTATTGCCAGTACAATGTTGGCGTTTACTTTAAGTCGAAGAGATTACATTTTAAATGCGCCAATTAGTTTTATCCTTGTCATTACAATGTTTATCAGTGGCGGGCTTATTCCGGAGTATTTACTAATTCGCGAATTAGGCTTAATGAATAATTTTCTTGTTTATATTTTGCCGATGCTTTTAAATGCCTTTAATGTGATTGTCATTCGATCATTTATTGATAATATACCAATGGCTTTAACAGAGTCAGCCAAAATTGATGGAGCGAATGACTTTACGATTTTTTGGCGAATTATTATTCCATTGAGTTTACCGGTGATTGCAACAGTTTCCTTATTTTTAGCTGTTGGACAATGGAATAGCTGGTTTGATACTTACTTATATGCACGCGGGAATGCAAATTTATCAACATTACAGTTTGAGTTGATGAAAATCTTAGATAATACAAATATTTCATCGGGTAGTGTGACCTCGCAGAGTGCAGAATTTGTTGCTAGACGAACAAATCCGCAATCGATTCAAATGGCAATTACGATTATTGCAACAGTACCAATTTTAGTCGTTTATCCATTTTTACAGCGCTATTTTGTAACAGGATTAACATTAGGTGCCGTTAAATCATGA